From the genome of Kwoniella dejecticola CBS 10117 chromosome 3, complete sequence:
GAGGGAGACTGGGCAAAGTGAGCGATAATTTAGACTGGTTGGGACTCACAGCAGTAGGTGAAAATCGCGAAGCACGCGGCCGTAACCACCCCGACAACGGTCATAATCCATCCCGTCTGGTTGGCGCTTGCAGAAATGACCGCCGGATCGAGGGCATTGATCCCGTTCGTGAACCGTCCAAACACGATGTCGAACGCGGGCAGACTCACTCCGGCAGTCAGTGCGGCAGCAGTACCGACGGCGTACAGGTTGTATGGGTGCGTGGGTTTGAGGCTGTACGGAGGCGCAAACGACAGCAGGTAGAGGGATGAAGGTAGTGACGATGCGTGCGCTCGAAGCGGTTCACATTCGCTCCGACCGCCCTTCTCAGCGCGGGCGATGGATTCCGGCATGTTTGGTGGGTGCTGTCATGGCGAATCTTGATGCATCTCATCGTCTTTATATATACTGGGTGTTCAGCATCGATCCGATTATACGATTCCAGCCGTAGACGAGCAAGTTATACGAAGAAGTTATACGAGCTCGTATATCACCGTTGCCAAGATGCTCGCGCCGGCGCTTTTCGCCGACAGATCTACGTCGCCACGAAATGATAAATCACCCCTATATGGCGCCCGTCGCCGCTTTCAGTAAAAAATCCACACTAGACCTCCACCGCCACTAGCTTAAAAATGCATCCTATATAGTGGGGTGTTCCCTTATAGGTTGTGCGTTTCACACGTGCTAACATCGTGCCAGACTCTCGCAAAAGTGTCCGCAGAAAACCTGCACCATGGCACATGAGACACATTACATGCGTCACCCAATACATTAGCCAGCCTGCATCCAAATCCTGACTATCACTCTCGGATGTCAGAGCATTCGAACTGGAACTAATTACCTCTATCAGTCGAGTCGACTTTCGTATCGTTAACGCTTTCACCCTGGGACGCGGACTCTCGAGAATGCTGCTGCGGCCCACTGATCCATATGTGACACTCACCGTCTACGTCGTATTGCACTCACAACACCTCATGCATGTGCCCTTTTGCTGAGACCGCGCACACGCCGAGGCGTTCAGCCTAGTCGAAGCCTAGCGGCTCAGCTTTGCTTTGATCTGGGTCGTTCGGTGTATCAGGCGGTATTGCATCGTGCATGCTCCAATGTATGCATGCTCGGGTTTCGACTTGAGTGCCCACGATGTTAGCACGCGTGAAACGCACAACCTATAAGGGAACACCCCACTATATAGGGGATATAAATAAGTAAGTGGCGGAAAAGGGACTATACCGGGGCAGCTTTTAAGATGTAACCGGCGGCCATGTGCGACTACGTCAAGAGGCGACGCGCGGCCACTATATCGGGGTGATTTTTAAATCAGTGGCGGAAAGGGGATAGTAAATTATCGCGACGCGCAGGAGTGAGTACCGGCTACTACCACTACATCGGGGTATCTTTCAACTTGCTTATAGGAATATACCAGGGTGGCTCTTAAGGATCTGACGACGGCGATTTGCGCGAAGCGAGATGCGAGGGTCAAGCGGCGAGAGGCGACTAATCTTTGGAGTTAAATGAGGGTAGCTTCTGAGATATGACCCGCGACTGCGGTGAAACCGCTTTTCAAAGCGAAGGGGCGAGATTTATGTAACAACAAACACGCCGAGACTGAACAGATGCATTGGGTACAAAGCAGAAGCGAGAGGGTTACGCATCGGTGACTGAAGGAAAATCAGCATATATCCTGCTCCCCAAACAACCCACTCACCACAACCGTGCGACGCGTCGGTGACCAACTTCGCATACTTGAGCAAAGTGCCCTTGTTGACCTTGAGCGGCGGCGCTGTCCATGCTGCCCTTCGCCTGGCCATCTCCTCGTCTGAGACATCCACGTTGAGAGTGTTTGCGACCGCGTCGATGTCAATCACGTCACCGTCCTGGACGAGAGCGATGGGACCTCCCTCCTGAGCCTCGGGCACGACATGACCGACGACGAAACCGTGAGAGCCTCCACTGAACCGACCGTCGGTCAAACAAGCGACGTCGTAGCCCAGACCGGCGCCCATGATGAGACTGGTAGGCTTGAGCATTTCGGGCATACCTGCGACGGTGTCAACGATGACCCTCTACCCTACATTTACTCACCAGGGCCTCCCTTCGGACCAAGATATCGCAGCACGACCACGgtcttctcgctcttcttgatcgagcCAGACTCTACGGCTTTGACAAAGTCCTCCTCCACGTCAAAGGCTCGGCATTTACCGGTGAACCTGAGCCCTTCCTTTCCGGTGATCTTTGAGACGGCACCGCCGGGAGCGAGGTTGCCTCTGAGAATTCGCAAATGCCCAGTCGCCTTGATGGGGTCATCAACCGGTCGGAGGATCTTCTGACCCTCCCACTTGCTGCCATGCTTCTCTACCCATCGATCACAGTTCTCGCCCAATGTCTTGCCCGTCACAGTCAGGCCTTCACCGGTCATGTACCCGTGCTTGATGAGGAAATGAATGACGCCTGTGCATGTCAGCCTACAACTCTTCCCCTCTCAACACTCACTCGGTATACCTCCAATAGAATGTATATCCTCCATGACGTACTTCCCGCTGGGCTTGAGATCGGCAAGAAGAGGTGTTCGGTCAGAGACCGCTTGGAAGTCGtcgatggtgagtttgaTGCCGACAGAGTGAGCAATGGCGATTAGATGCAGAACGACGTTGGTGGAACCACCCAGAGCCATGGTCAGGACCTGCACAGTTAGCAAAGCCAATACCACCAACCTCCACTCACCATCGCATTTTCAAACGCCTCCCTGGTCATGATCTGCTTGGGCAAGATGTTGTTCTCGAGCAAGTTGCGCATGACTCCACCGATCGAATCGCATTCGGCCAATTTCTCAGGGTAGACGGCGGGGAACGACGATGAACCGGGAACGGTCATACCGAGAGCCTCGGCACACGACGCAATGGTGTTTGCCGTGTACATCTGCGGGTCAGCCATAATCTTCACAACTTCAACTCACCCCTCCACAAGCGCCCGAGCCGGGACAAGCATTTCTGACCGTGTCGTATCTAGTCTTCTCCGCAGCCTCGGTCTGCCCCTCCTGCAAATATCGTCCGTAACTCTGGAAAGCGGATACAATATCCAACACCTCTCCACCGCAGTTTCCAGGTTTTATAGTCCCACCGTAGACCATCAATCCGGGTCGATTCAGCCGACCGAGGGCGATCAAAGTCCCCGGCATGTTCTTGTCGCATCCCGGTATCACAACGGACCCATCCAACCAATGTCCACCACACACACTTTCGACGGAATCGGCGATCAGGTCACGCGATTGCAGTGAGTAGGACACTGACAGAGTCAGCTTTGCTCCCCCACCCAGACAACTCACTTCCTGATGTTCCCATACTGATACCATCTGAGACTGCGGGAGTACCGAATTGGTACCCAATGAGACCGGCTTCACCTAGCGACTTCTTGACCCGCTGCCCGAGAGCCAGGATGTGGCCGTTGCACGGGTTACCCTCGTACCTACACCGCTGTCAGCGACCCATCAACGAGGGTGAGCTTCCACTCACCAGACGCTCGCGACTCCAACCATAGCCTTCTTCAAATCATCATCCGTATTCACTCCGTCTGTAGCGTACAACATGGCCTGTTGTACAATCAGCAACGCCCCAGCATTATATTGCTCACCTGTGAGGCCCCCTGTGATTTTGGCTCGGTGATGGTCTTGGAGTACCTATTTATGGCCTCAGATGCCGGCCGAGCGGCCGAGGAGTGGACTGCTCTCGCAGCGCGAGCTACAGGTGTGCACAGGAAGCGCCTCGACAGCATTTTTTATGGTTTCAACGAAGTTTGAATAACAAATCAAAAGGCTGATATCGGGGCAAGATGATTGGTGTTTTAATTGTTGGACTCGACTTTTTATAAATCGGATCTCTTAGCCCGAGCGGCGATCCCCACCTTTCTCACCTCGTTATGTAATCAACAtcctcccttccctcccGGTTTGAACGACGATACTGCTTCACTTCCGGAAGCACCTGCTTCATTCGCGAATGCAGGGGCGCTATACATCAGACCAATCCGCTCACCCTAGCCTCGTCCAACATCCAACCCACCCTGACTACGCCGCAAGATGGTCTGGAGAACTACGCTGGTGACAATGTCTACCTGCTTCCTTCTAGGTGAGTCACCTTTACTCCGAGCAAGCTGACCTATGTCGGCAGGAACCACATTCACCCATTGGATAGCAGACCACAACGTCCTATGGCGATCTCCGGTGACGCCGGACGCCCTCGTCACCTCGATCAAATACTATTCTTACCTCAGCAACGCCCCGAACGGCATGGGATGGGTGTACATAGCAGTGGGCCTCGTCGCTCTGCTAAGCGCTAGCGGGAGAGCAGTCAAGGGATACagaggacaaggaggagaggTGCTGTTTGACGGCGGCTCGATAGGTGAGCTCCCTCGTAGCGAGGACAGTCGCTGATCTACGTAGTCCTATGGGCCGCTATTGCCTATACGCAAATAGTCGACGTCTACCCCAGTAAGACCGCTCCCTCATCTCGTGAAACTCTCCTGACCTGCCTGCACAGCCATCAAATCCATACCGTCACCTCTGCCTACCTCCATCTTGGACGCCAAGTCATACCCCGACCTGGTCACTGCCGTGCGGGATCTTGCTACGAATAATATCATGACTGCCGTCATGTTGACCGGTATCATGCTGCTTCAGGTGGGTCGTCTAAACCACTTGACGCTTTGCTTTATTGACCCAACTACATCAGGCCGGTCGATACTACTCTAAACGAGCTACGATGGGTGATCTGCCACCCTCCGTAGCCTCCACACCCGGCAGGGCGTCCTCGCCTGAAAGCGATCCGACACCACCGATCAGGCGTTCTGGGACCCCGTTTCGAGAGTTGACGGAGGAGGAGTCGAGGGAACTGAGATGATTTTGCGCTTTATGCCTAAAGGCAGGAACAACGAAACCACTTCAACTTGGAGAAGCACCTATAGCCGTATAATATAAATATTATGCATTTATAAAGCAAGCACACCCTTCGTACTTGGCACGTCATCACCTCCCGTCCGAGTGATAGCCATCCGGATGGCGAGAGCCAAGGCCTTGAATGCGGACTCCGCGCTACAAAGCCGTCAGCTCAGCGGTCGATGACTCGGGGTGATGACTCACATGTGATGGTTGTTATCGCCCCTTATCGAATCGACATGCAATGTCACCCCAGCCTCGAACGCAAACGATTGAAGCAAGTGGGAGACCATCTCGGTGGATACTGTTAGACTGATGTCAGTCGTCTGTCTGTGACTGTGGGAGATGATCACTCACGATCTCCTATCTTCTCTCTCGTGAACGGCAAGTGACAGACAAAGAACGGACGAGATGAAATGTCGATGACCGCTCGTGACAGCGACTATGCGCAAGTGTCAGCATGTACAGCAAGCATATCGCcgtcgactcacctcgtccaaTGGAGCGTACGCAAAGCCGTATCTCTTtatccctttcctctccccTAAAGCCTTCTTGAATGCTGCACCTAGCGCCAATGCACAATCCTCCGCCGTATGGTGATCGTCGATGTGCAGGTCACCCTTACATTTGAGCGTCAAGGACATGCCTCCGTGTTTCGCAAGAGCGGTAAACATCTACAACTCCCAAAGTAAGCATTGTGCACGCCCAATATCAAGCCGAACGCTCACATGGTCGAGAAAACCGAGACCGGTGCTGACGTCTATGGTCTGTGTAGTGACGCCCGGGACATGGTCGAGATCGATCGAGCAGGTGATCTCCGTCTCGCTGGTCTTTCGCTCGACGGAAGCGGTGCGTGGAGACATGTTCGACATGATTGCGAGTATACTTGTGGAAGTAGACGGATGATGAACAGTGTATTTTTCTGATTTTAGTTGAAATTCCTAAAAGGTGACTCGCTGTGACCGATGCTCCACGTGGCCCCTCCGCGTTGCATCATCCCATTTCTGTCCACCACCCTCTTCTTACTTCAACCTCACATCCATAACTCATAGCCAGCCATGTCATGACCCCGCACGATGCCATCCGAGCCACCGAGGTGCTCATGCTGTCGTCTGCGGCAATCACCATTATACTGCGCGTCCTGCCTTCAGCAAGGGTGGGTCTGACCGTCACAATCACATTAGCTTGCCCGCTGACGAAATATCTGATCGCACAGTATCAATCTGCACAACGCAGCATTAAAGAATATCCAAGCTCAGATCGATATTCTCACACCGAGAGTGGCTTCGCTAGTCTCAGATGTACCCAAGCAACCAGGGACTGCCCGGAACCTAAACCGCTGGAGACATCTACGGTCTGAAGTAGCTGAGAGAAAGGGGCGATGTGACCAGTTGAGGATAACTATACAGATCCGGGAACGTGACATTGCACAAAGTAAGTCTTCCCGCCCGCAACAAGAGCTGATACGAACAGGCAAAATTCGCCAAGCAGCCGACGACAGCGCTCGTAGGCGATCCAATCTGCGAGCATTACGCTTCGGTCCATCAGCCGAGGTAGAATTACGAAGCGCAATCGAGAAATGCCAATCGCAACAGAACACAACAGCTTATCATATCGTCAACGCTCGTCGGGTACTGGTCCAGGAGGCAATCGCAGTATTTGGGCTGACCAAAAATACGATGGGCGAATGGACGATAGCTGGGATTGTTTTGCCCGGCCCAGATGCATTCAGACGTGAGTGGTTCCAATTTGATCCACCGCTGATCAACAGTGTACTCCTCCACGCATATCAACGCTGCACTGCTTCACgtcatccatctcctcgcCCTCGTCACGTCGTACCTCTCAATCACCTTGCCATTCGTTCCAACACCACCTGCTCCCTTCGAGTCAAAGCATATCGGTCGCCCCTTCATGAAACCCAACACCCCTTTTATCGGCACGACCAAGTGGCGGGACAAAAACGTCTTATGGATGTCGAGCACAGCTTCCGTAGCTAGCAAGTTGAAACCCCGCAAGTCTCTCTCGGCCAGCAGAGTACTTGCCCAACCAAACATATCCGCTGTaatcgtcaagtcgatgCGCAAACATCGCCAGTTTCTCACCGCTTTCGCATTGCTCGCCTTCTCGGTCTCTTATCTAGCTTGGTCACAGGGAGTACAGGGCATCGGCATCAGGGAGGGCGAGGAATATCGTGATGactcggatgaagagaacCCTCGACCTGTTAGTCGCGCTCAAGCGACTAATCCAGACGCAGTCCTCATCTCCGCCACCTCCGTCATCGAACTGATGCAATGTCTCGCCACGTCTCCCGATCTCGGTCGGACAACGCATGAGCCTGGTACAGATAGGGTTTTGCGGCACTTGGGATTCGGGTTAGATGTCGCTCAAGTAGTTCAAAACGTGCTCGATACGGAGGAGAACAGATGGGGCACCAGAGCCAGCGCGGAATCGGCCGAAGAACTGAGCGAAGGATGGGATCTCTTGGACGCAGACGGCACGTGAACCGCATCTCAACCGTTGTATAAACATGAAATATTATAGACATCCCTATGTACGATTCTCAGACTTCGGTCGATCAACTGGTAAACCAATACATCGAAGCGTACTGCACGCTGAGCTGCTCGCCTTCTTCGGTACACTGAACCCACGGTCGCATTAGCCAATGCCGATTCCAACTCCACGCCCAAACTTACCGACGATGGCGGCTGACCGTTGAAGGTGTTCAAGCGAAAGACCGATTTCGAGAGGGTACCTTGACCTTCCACAGCAGCGAGCTGCAACCATGGGACATTGACGGCAGAATCCGTGGGATCGGCAGCGGCAGCGACCTTGCTAACGACGACTTTGTCGGCGGTCGTAGCAAATTCGGGGGATATCGCACCTGGGGTGGCAGAGCCCGGTGTCGTCCTGGCCCGATCCCGCGTGATCAGCAGATGCCTCGTTGAGAGCGATTCCGGACTCACACAAATTGATGATGAATAGCCACAGGTAGCCTCCCAGCGTCTGGAAAAGATAGTGAAGAAAATGCCATCTTGGGCAATATGCCACTGACCGTTTGTGGATCGACGAAGCCTGAGGACATCGAGAATAGACAGGACACGTCGAAGAGGCTACATTCGTCGTGTCAGGTCAGGCGTGATTTACAGAAAAAAAAAACAGCTTTACCCACTTTGCAAGGGCACCAGCAGAGACATAAGCACCGGATGTGCAAGTATAGTTTTGAACACCCCGTCCAACGGCAATGGTGGACACGGTCTGCCCTGCAGGAACCGCCAATCCCGCCTGACCCTCGAGTGGAACGCTGATATTGCTCACGGAGCAGCGTTGGGGAAGTCGTGAGGCGAGAGTCTGAAGATTCGTTCTACTGATCGATGCGAGTGACTTGACATCCAGAGCGGCCGCTACAGGAGCCGACAGGACTGCGGGCGATAAAATGATCAACGATAAGATGATAGTGAAAATCATTGTGTCGTATCTCTCAAAGATATAACGAGGAGGACAGCTATGTAACAGCTTTGAACGTTGCTCAGCAGAACcgaatgaagaagagagctggGGAGCTGAGTGCGAAAGAGACGATGAAAGGGTGACGGGCGGGCTTTTATATACTCTTCTCGCTTGTCCTGCCAGAACAAGGCATACTCAGGATAAGCAGCGACACAGAGGTAAAAGCTTGTTTTGTCGATCGCATTTGGCATGCGGACATCCATATCTTTCGTTCCTGGTATCCACGATGAAGGTGCCTTTCAACCAAATCATCGACAGGCATTTCGAGAAGACGTAAGCCAATTTGGGGGTGATCATCGACGCCGATCCTGACGACGGATCAATTTTCGTGTGTAcccctgcttctgctttgcTTTATCAAAGGATGGGGACAGTGTTTCAACACGGACACCATACCCTTGAAACTTTCTCGCTTCAACATTGTTGTCAGGTTCAACCACTTTCCCTTGATGTTGGCAGGGCATATTGCATCGTTGCTTGGAGTCAGCTTTCTCGCTGACAGATCCttggagatgatcgaggcgATAAAACCGCCCGTCAGGTACCGAGATCTGCGGCGTGATGAGATGACTCGTTTTCTAGAATGCAAGCTCGAACGCTCATCGTGTAGTGTCTCCCGGTGCTGCAAAAGAGCACACTCAGAGGAGAATCAGCCCTGCTTGCGATGCGAGAGGGCCAGACGGTGTCTAAAACACCCAAGGGTAACTtactttcgctttcgctttgctGGTGCTGTTCAAGTCACGTGATGGCCGGATATCCGTGTCATGACTCGTGCTTTCTCGCAAATAAATCAATCCAAAATCCTATTGACCGACTCGTTCCATATACTCTGACTCCTCACATCAATTCTTCTTTGGACAGACAGAATTGTGTAAACGTCTAGCCCAAGCCCAGACACACCCCCGACCGCAACCTCTGCGACCCCTCTTGACCATCTTTGATCGTTCAACATGCCAATGCTGTAAGCTGTCCATCTCGCTGCTACCCACCCTCAGAGCTAATCTGGTCTTCCAACAGCGCCGAACCCTCACAAAGGTACTCGGCATTCAAGCCAGTCCCCTTCCCAAATCGTACATGGCCAGACAAGGTGAACAAGAAAGCACCCATCTGGCTCAGTACGGATCTACGAGATGGAAACCAAAGTCTTGCAAATCGTGAGTGTACATCCAAAAACGTATTTTGCTGATAAAGTAGCTATGAGCAATCAACAAAAAACACGATTCTTTAGACATCTAGTGCAACTTGGATTCAAGGAGATTGAAGTGTCTTACCCAGCTGCTTCCGACTCCGACTTCCAATTTTGCCGGGATCTACAAAGTAAAGGAGAAGTGCCCGATGATGTCTGgatccaggtgagtcctctcGATACGAGTATCGTCCGTAGCAAGCTGAACACCACTGGATGTAGGTCCTCACCCCAGCTAGAGCTGATCTCATTAAACGAACATTCGAGGCGGTGGCAGGACTAAAGCACGTCATCATACACATGTACAACGCTACATCTTGTCTCTTCAGAGAAGTGGTTTTCAATAATGACAGAGACGAAACCATCAGGTGAGCTACCGGCAGCGAAGTGAGATCTTAACGCTAACAACGCTATTGTCAGACTCGCTTCGGACCACACTCGTCTCGTGCGAGAACTCGCTGAACAATATGCTGCTTCTGTGAGTGTATTGCGTGGCATATGCAGTCTGGCCTTAGGTCTGATCACGTATAACAGCACGGTACGAGTTTCCGATACGAATACTCCCCCGAAACTTTCTCCCAAACCGAGACCCCTTATGCCGTCGAGGTTTGCGAGGCAGTAAAGAAGACATGGCTCGCAGGAGAGAAGAGCGTCTGGGCAGATGGTCGCAAAGAGGAGAGGATCATCTTTGTCAGTCAAGGCAGTACTTAGATTCGACGCCTTTCATGCTAATGATCCTTCCGATATCAGAATCTACCCGCTACAGTGGAAGTCGCTACCCCCAACTGTTTcgctgatcaagtgagtctttgaTACGCCATATTTTCGCTGACTGAACAGGTTGAAATTTTCTGCAATTCTATCTCGGAAAGGGAAAAATGTATCATCAGTCTCCATACACATAACGACAGAGGTGAGTGCTCAAGGCACGAAGGACTTCGCTAACGTCAGGCTGCGCTGTCGCTGCCGCGGAACTCGGTGTGCTTGCTGGTGCGGATCGAATCGAGGGTACGGTCCTAGGAAACGGGGAACGTACCGGAAACGTCGACCTTGTCACCCTTGGTCTCAACTGCTATTCCCAAGGTATCCCACCCAACCTCGATTTCTCCGACATGTTCTCTGTCATCGATACTGTCACCGAATGCACTGGTCTGCCGGTACACCCTCGACATCCTTACGCCGGTGAACTCGTTTTCACCGCTTTCTCCGGAAGTCACCAAGATGCTATCAAGAAGGGTCTCGAGGCGCAGGCCCaacgagagaagaagggcgacAACAAATGGAGCGTGCCTTACCTTCCTATCGATCCCGCAGATGTCGGATGCACATACGAGGCCGTCATTCGTGTCAATTCGCAGTCTGGTAAAGGGGGGTGAGTAGCTCTTGAATTGTCACACGGCCTATACTGATGTCTTCCTCAGTATCGCCTacatcgtcaaatcagctctcGCACTGGATCTCCCGCGTCGAATGCAGATCGCTTTCTACAAGGTCGTGCAAGACAGATCCGAATCGACCGGGAAAGAAATGACTTCAAAGGATATCACAACCGCCTTCCGACAGACATATCATCTCGGTGGTTCTGTTTACGATGGAAGAATGGTGCTAAAGTCCTTCAACATGGTGGACATCCGATCCGCAGCCCCTTCTGCTGTTGGAACACCCAGTCTCAGTCCCGACCGATCGCGAGCTCACAGCCGCGTGGCCTCTCTCACAAACTCCGTCGTCGAGGCAAGTCCTGACCGAGATATCGATTCGAATCTGCCTTCCGCTTCCAAGAGGCTCAAAGCAAAAGTTCTTGTTGATGGCGCGCTGCGGGAAATATCCGGAGAAGGAAATGGTCCACTCTCCTCATTCCTTGATGCCCTTCAAGGAGACCTTGGTATCGCTCTTTCCATCAGAGAATATACGGAACACGCCGTCGGAGCCGGATCGgatgtcaaagctgctaCATACGTGGAACTGATCCCACCCAACGTCGAGGCCAAAGATAAGACCAAGGGCGGATTCTGGGGAGTCGGTGTCGACGCGGATATCACCGCGTCTGGTCTAAAAGCAGTCATCAGTGCTGCCAATGGGTACCTTGGCCAAAGTCCCGTTCAAGCCGACAATGCATAAATAGCGAATTCTTGTACAAAATGTAATGCAACCGGAATCAAGGTCATTCCTCGTCCTGAAGCTCGGCTTGTCGAGCTTGTACGATGTCCTCCCGAGTGATGCTTGACTTCTCACACATGCTCCTGAACAAACCGTCGGTATCGAAGAGCCGCAGCGGCGTGTCAAATTCCTGCGAACTGTCAACAACAATCTTTCCCCCCCAACTTACCTCTATCTCTCCAGCATTCATGACCAGAATCTTATCCCACGAAATGATCGTGCGCAGCCTGTGAGCGATGCACAAAAGAGTTTTGCCTCTGAATTCTCGGTGAATCGTTTGCTGTATACGAGAGTCGGTCTCGAGATCTACAGGAATGTTAGTGAAATCTCCCTTAGTGAGGAAACAGGTAACGTACCGACGGCAGCCGTCGCTTCATCTGCGATGAGGTTAGCAAATGTACGCATCGTCCAGCGAGATCACACGTACCCAAGACCACGATTTTGGACTGCGCAATGTCAGCATGAAATAGTCATGAGAACGGAGAGCatcaactcacattcttCACAAGCGCACGAGCCAGACTGATAAGAGACCGCTCGCCCACACCTGCGCTAGGTCAGCATCACCCAGTCAGACGAAGAATCCACCTACTCAAGTTTTggccttcttcctcaatcaccGAGTCAAGCGTCAGTCGCTTGTGATCGTTATCTCCCTGACTCGTGATCACGCATGACCGTGTAAGCGCATCATACAACGTCGCATCCTCGTACAAGTCGAACGGATCGAGATTGGTCCGCAGAGTCCCGCTGAATAGAACTGGATCTTGAGGTATGATGGCAATTCGCGATCGCAAAGCGTTCAGGCCCACTTTAGAGATATCTTCCCCGTCGATTTGAATAGAACCCGAAGACAGCCTGGACATCAGCGCTGTATCAACGAGATACAACTCACTCCACGAGTCTGAACAACGCGATTGTGATCGAAGTCTTGCCAGCACCGGTGCGTCCAATGATCCCGATCTTTTCTC
Proteins encoded in this window:
- a CDS encoding dihydroxy-acid dehydratase, with amino-acid sequence MLSRRFLCTPVARAARAVHSSAARPASEAINRYSKTITEPKSQGASQAMLYATDGVNTDDDLKKAMVGVASVWYEGNPCNGHILALGQRVKKSLGEAGLIGYQFGTPAVSDGISMGTSGSELSGWGSKADSNMPGTLIALGRLNRPGLMVYGGTIKPGNCGGEVLDIVSAFQSYGRYLQEGQTEAAEKTRYDTVRNACPGSGACGGVLTMALGGSTNVVLHLIAIAHSVGIKLTIDDFQAVSDRTPLLADLKPSGKYVMEDIHSIGGIPSVIHFLIKHGYMTGEGLTVTGKTLGENCDRWVEKHGSKWEGQKILRPVDDPIKATGHLRILRGNLAPGGAVSKITGKEGLRFTGKCRAFDVEEDFVKAVESGSIKKSEKTVVVLRYLGPKGGPGMPEMLKPTSLIMGAGLGYDVACLTDGRFSGGSHGFVVGHVVPEAQEGGPIALVQDGDVIDIDAVANTLNVDVSDEEMARRRAAWTAPPLKVNKGTLLKYAKLVTDASHGCGEWVVWGAGYMLIFLQSPMRNPLASALYPMHLFSLGVFVVT
- a CDS encoding imidazoleglycerol-phosphate dehydratase; the encoded protein is MSNMSPRTASVERKTSETEITCSIDLDHVPGVTTQTIDVSTGLGFLDHMFTALAKHGGMSLTLKCKGDLHIDDHHTAEDCALALGAAFKKALGERKGIKRYGFAYAPLDESLSRAVIDISSRPFFVCHLPFTREKIGDLSTEMVSHLLQSFAFEAGVTLHVDSIRGDNNHHIAESAFKALALAIRMAITRTGGDDVPSTKGVLAL
- a CDS encoding 2-isopropylmalate synthase, with the translated sequence METKVLQIVSVHPKTYFADKVAMSNQQKTRFFRHLVQLGFKEIEVSYPAASDSDFQFCRDLQSKGEVPDDVWIQVLTPARADLIKRTFEAVAGLKHVIIHMYNATSCLFREVVFNNDRDETIRLASDHTRLVRELAEQYAASHGTSFRYEYSPETFSQTETPYAVEVCEAVKKTWLAGEKSVWADGRKEERIIFNLPATVEVATPNCFADQARRTSLTSGCAVAAAELGVLAGADRIEGTVLGNGERTGNVDLVTLGLNCYSQGIPPNLDFSDMFSVIDTVTECTGLPVHPRHPYAGELVFTAFSGSHQDAIKKGLEAQAQREKKGDNKWSVPYLPIDPADVGCTYEAVIRVNSQSGKGGIAYIVKSALALDLPRRMQIAFYKVVQDRSESTGKEMTSKDITTAFRQTYHLGGSVYDGRMVLKSFNMVDIRSAAPSAVGTPSLSPDRSRAHSRVASLTNSVVEASPDRDIDSNLPSASKRLKAKVLVDGALREISGEGNGPLSSFLDALQGDLGIALSIREYTEHAVGAGSDVKAATYVELIPPNVEAKDKTKGGFWGVGVDADITASGLKAVISAANGYLGQSPVQADNA